A genomic stretch from Pieris napi chromosome 18, ilPieNapi1.2, whole genome shotgun sequence includes:
- the LOC125058843 gene encoding uncharacterized protein LOC125058843 produces the protein MGSLVPIRLVCGEQVIWQNDSPNSSYWCRPIFFEFVKENKITILQEKNAIEQEIADLMDTEVGEINISHSLLMTMIDGKATSILCDTSSQRCDICKATPSEMNNLSLIASKQTDLDLCRYGLSSLHIWIRMMECILHIAYRLTIKTWAVKGDTKCILESKKKNIQDAFKNRMGLLIDVVKQGHGTTNDGNTARRFFANPSITAEITGVSENLIRRFAIILEAISSGYHIDVVKFHDYAQATMQLYVDLYSWYYMPSSVHKVLMHGAAIIESFSLLPIGQLSEEAAEARNKDFRRYRQHHSRKCSRKATNEDILNNLLISSDPLISTKRHKFGRKHKSLSKEAQSLIIERAETFDDDDQENFEIANVDILDTD, from the coding sequence ATGGGAAGCTTAGTACCAATCAGATTGGTTTGCGGCGAACAAGTTATCTGGCAAAATGATTCCCCGAATTCATCATATTGGTGTCGTCCAATCTTTTTCGAATTtgtgaaagaaaacaaaataaccATATTGCAGGAAAAAAATGCCATTGAGCAAGAAATTGCTGATTTAATGGATACAGAAGtcggggaaataaatatttcacacTCTTTATTAATGACAATGATAGACGGAAAAGCAACATCAATATTATGTGACACTTCATCTCAGAGATGCGACATTTGTAAAGCCACTCCAAGTGAGATGAATAATTTATCCTTAATTGCGTCAAAACAGACTGATTTAGATCTTTGTAGATACGGATTGTCATCATTGCACATATGGATACGAATGATGGAATGCATTTTGCATATAGCTTACAGATTAACGATAAAGACATGGGCTGTGAAGGGAGACACCAAGTGTATCCTGGAaagcaaaaagaaaaacatacaggatgcttttaaaaatagaatggGCCTTCTGATTGATGTTGTCAAACAAGGTCATGGCACCACCAATGATGGAAATACCGCTAGAAGATTTTTTGCAAATCCAAGCATTACTGCTGAGATAACAGGTGTTAGCGAGAACTTAATAAGGCGGTTTGCAATCATTTTAGAGGCAATTTCATCGGGCTACCACATTGATGTAGTCAAATTTCATGATTATGCTCAAGCCACTATGCAACTGTATGTAGACTTATATAGTTGGTATTATATGCCTTCAAGTGTTCATAAAGTTCTAATGCATGGTGCAGCTATAATTGAAAGTTTTAGTCTACTACCAATTGGACAGCTATCTGAAGAAGCTGCTGAAGCTAGAAATAAAGACTTTCGTAGGTACCGCCAACACCATTCTAGAAAATGCAGCAGAAAAGCTACAAATgaagatattttaaacaatttattgatCAGCTCTGATCCACTCATTTCAACGAAACGACACAAATTTGGCAGAAAACATAAATCCTTGTCAAAAGAAGCACAAAGTTTGATCATTGAACGGGCAGAGACGTTTGATGATGACGATCAggaaaattttgaaatagctAATGTTGATATCCTGGACactgattaa